GGTGCGACCGGCCGCACCTCCTTCGACGAGGTCGCGGAGATGTCGCGCCGCTTCGCCAATGTGCTGCAGGCGGACGGGCTCGTCCGCGGCGACCGCGTCGCGGTGTTCCTGTCACAGTCGCTGGAATTGCCGATCGCGCATATGGCGGCGTTCCGCTCCGGCCTGATCTCGATCCCGCTGTTTGCATTGTTCGGCGAGGACGCGCTGGAATTCCGCCTGTCGAACTCGCAAGCCAAAGCCATCGTCACCGACGAGGGCGGTTGGGAGAAGCTGTCCAAGATCCGCGATCGGTTGCCTGATCTGAAGACCGTCTATGTGATCGGCGAGCGCGCGCCTTCGGGCACGACATCGTTCTGGGACGCGGTGAAAGCCGCTTCGCCCGACTTCGCGCGGGTCGATACGTCGTGCGACGATCCCGCGCTGATCATCTACACCTCGGGCACGACGGGCAATCCCAAGGGCGCGCTGCATGCGCACCGCGTCGTGCTCGGCCATCTGCCGAACGTGGAGATGTGCCACAACTTCCTGCCCCGCCCCGGCGATCTCATGTGGACGCCGGCGGACTGGGCCTGGATCGGGGGCCTCGTCAACGGCCTGCTCGCGTTCTGGTATCACGGCATTCCCCTGGTCGGTCATCGCGCGCGAAAATTCGAGCCGCAGGCGGCGATGCAGATGATGGCCGATCTCGGCGTCCGCAACGTCTTCCTGCCGCCGACCGCGCTGAAGCTGATGCGGCAGGCCGGGGTGAAGCATCCGGGCGTCAAGCTGCGCAGCATCTTCACCGGCGGCGAGTCCCTCGGCGGCGAATTGCTCGGCTGGGTGCGTGAGACCTTCGGCATTGACGCGCACGAGGTGTTCGGCCAGACCGAATGCAATCTCGTGATCGGCAGCAACTCCAATTTGTTTCCGATCCGCCCGGGATCGATGGGCAAGGCGACGCCGGGTTTCGACGTCCGCATCGTCAACGACAAGGGCGAGGAATTGCCGCGCGGCCAGCGCGGCATCATCGGCGTGCGCCAGCCATGCCCCGTCACCATGCTGGAATACTGGCGCAATCCCGAGGCGACGGCGAAGAAATATGCCGGCGAATTCCTGCTGACCGGCGATCTCGGCGTACAGGATGAGGACGGCTATTTCTGGTATGTCAGCCGCGAGGACGATGTCATCACCACCGCCGGCTATCGCGTCGGCCCCTCCGAGATCGAGCACACGCTGATGAAGCACCCGTCGGTGGCAATGGCCGCGGTGGTCGGCATCCCAGATCCGATCCGCACCGAATCGATCAAGGCCTGGATCGTGCTGCGTCCCGGTTTCACCGGCACCGACGCGCTGGCGCGCGAGATCCAGGAG
The sequence above is drawn from the Bradyrhizobium amphicarpaeae genome and encodes:
- a CDS encoding acyl-CoA synthetase, encoding MLTEAATYDELVRNFRWDIPARFNMAEACCDRHADGTGRLALIYVDENGATGRTSFDEVAEMSRRFANVLQADGLVRGDRVAVFLSQSLELPIAHMAAFRSGLISIPLFALFGEDALEFRLSNSQAKAIVTDEGGWEKLSKIRDRLPDLKTVYVIGERAPSGTTSFWDAVKAASPDFARVDTSCDDPALIIYTSGTTGNPKGALHAHRVVLGHLPNVEMCHNFLPRPGDLMWTPADWAWIGGLVNGLLAFWYHGIPLVGHRARKFEPQAAMQMMADLGVRNVFLPPTALKLMRQAGVKHPGVKLRSIFTGGESLGGELLGWVRETFGIDAHEVFGQTECNLVIGSNSNLFPIRPGSMGKATPGFDVRIVNDKGEELPRGQRGIIGVRQPCPVTMLEYWRNPEATAKKYAGEFLLTGDLGVQDEDGYFWYVSREDDVITTAGYRVGPSEIEHTLMKHPSVAMAAVVGIPDPIRTESIKAWIVLRPGFTGTDALAREIQEFVKVQLAAHEYPRFVEFAETLPMTATGKVLRRELRAKG